The Scleropages formosus chromosome 11, fSclFor1.1, whole genome shotgun sequence genome window below encodes:
- the sec11a gene encoding signal peptidase complex catalytic subunit SEC11A encodes MLSLDFLDDVRRMNKRQLYYQVLNFGMIVSSALMIWKGLMVVTGSESPIVVVLSGSMEPAFHRGDLLFLTNRVEDPIRVGEIVVFRIEGREIPIVHRVLKIHEKENGDIKFLTKGDNNSVDDRGLYKQGQHWLEKKDVVGRARGFVPYIGIVTILMNDYPKFKYAVLFLLGLFVLVHRE; translated from the exons CTCTATTACCAGGTGTTGAACTTTGGTATGATTGTATCATCTGCCTTAATGATTTGGAAAGGCCTGATGGTTGTGACTGGCAGTGAGAGCCCAATTGTGGTAGTTCTCAG TGGAAGCATGGAGCCAGCATTTCACCGTGGTGACCTTCTCTTTCTGACCAACCGAGTAGAAGATCCCATCAGAGTTGGTGAAATTGTGGTCTTCAGGATAGAAGGAAGAGAGATCCCAATTGTACACAGAGTACTTAAAATTCATGAAAA AGAAAATGGAGACATTAAATTCTTGACGAAAGGTGACAACAATTCGGTTGATGACCGAGGGCTGTACAAGCAAGGGCAGCACTGGCTAGAGAAGAAGGATGTGGTGGGGAGAGCCCGAGG GTTTGTGCCATACATTGGAATTGTTACAATCCTGATGAATGACTACCCAAAATTCAAA tatgcAGTTCTGTTCTTGTTGGGTCTCTTTGTCCTTGTCCATCGGGAGTGA
- the LOC114911881 gene encoding neuromedin-B-like, translating to MGVTWSRVCHLLCLSYLLLLPYLSVTSSVSLDLTELRNKVAKIKVNPRGNLWATGHFMGKKSVSESRVPDSREEAAAAAAADRAPPRAAPAPLSGRDVKELSSQEVLRIALQTQLQQEPWAQAEPTERETDLLRKILENYI from the exons ATGGGGGTGACCTGGAGTCGCGTTTGCCACCTGCTCTGCCTCTcctacctgctgctgctgccctacCTGTCGGTCACCTCCTCCGTGAGCCTCGATTTAACCGAGCTGAGAAATAAAGTGGCAAAAATTAAGGTGAATCCGAGGGGAAATCTGTGGGCCACCG GTCACTTCATGGGGAAGAAGAGCGTTTCGGAGAGCCGCGTGCCGGACAGCCgcgaggaggcggcggcggcggcggcggcggaccGGGCTCCTCCTCGCGCCGCTCCCGCGCCTCTGAGCGGGCGGGACGTGAAGGAGCTCAGCTCTCAGGAGGTGCTTCGGATAGCGCTGCAGacgcagctgcagcaggagcccTGGGCTCAGGCGGAGCCCACAGAGCGG GAGACGGACCTATTaaggaaaattctggaaaactaCATCTGA